DNA sequence from the Thalassotalea sp. 273M-4 genome:
GGTAAGCCATCGGGGTCTTGAAAAAAGGTAAAGCGTTTACCAGTATATTCATCGACTCGAATAGGCTCTGACTCAACCCCTTTTGATGCGAGATATTGGGCATAGTCTTCAACAGATTCAACAACAAAAGCAAGGTGACGAAGGCCACGAGCTTCTGGTCGACTGACCCTTATAGGTGGGTTAGGAAAGGAAAATAACTCAATTTGACCACCGGTTGGCATTTGTAAATCAAGTTTATACGACTGCCTTTGTTCGCGGTAGTGTTCTGCTATCACCTTGAGGTTTAAAACCTCAGTGTAAAACGCTTTTGATTTTTTATAATTCGAACAAATTATTGCGACATGATGAAAACCACTAAGCTCCATTACCAACTCCTAAAGCATTCGCACAACCAACGGCTAAAGCCAAACCTTAACGATAATAACAGCCTAATTCATGTTATTAAAATAGATTATGTTAGGCATTCAGCCGTAGCGGGGTGCGAATCAATAAAATGCTATAAAGAGGTTATTTATGAGCAATTTTTTTATCACTAAAGAGGTAATCTTTCAGTTCTTTATCAAAGGTAGGATCTTGACGGCGGATCCATTCTAGGACCATAGCGGCGTGTTCTTTTTCTTCGTCTCGATTATGGGCAAGAATGGCCTTTAGCTCATCATCTTTGCAGGCATCAATGCGCTGATTATACCAATCAACCGCTTCGAGCTCTTCCATTAAGGATGTGATCGCTCTGTGCATATCTCGAGTTTGATCTGACAGTTCGTTGATTGGTTCATGGTAACCTTCATTCGCCATAGTATATCTCCTTAATTTTCATGATAATTTCTTATAAAGCAACGGTTAAAAGTATAGGCAGGATCATAAAAATACCCATAAAACTTTTTATTAACCATGATAAAAACAGATAAAAGCTTCGTTAAGCAAAGGCATTATGGCTGATTTTTTTGATGAAAATAAAAAGAATAAATGTTGCAAGGGTAGAAAGAATCAAGGTTATAAGAAGGTTTGTTATTGGAGATCCTCGCCTTCGCGAGGATGACGAAGTATATGCGGATGACGAAATATATAGGGATGACGAAATATATAGGGATGACGAAGTATATGCGGATGACGAAATATATGGGATGACGAAGTATATGGGGATGACGAAATATATGAGATGACGAAGTATATGCGGATGACGAAATATATAGGGATGACGAAATATATGGGATGACGAAATATATGGGGATGACGAAGTATATGGGGATGATATAAAACATTTGATGGCACTAAATGACCTTGTAACACAATCTGTGTAACGACCTGATTTATATAATCCGTAAATGCAATATTACTTGTGCCAACCTTATTTAGGACGGGTCAACTAAAACAAAAAAGGCGCCTTAAGGCGCCTTTTACATGTAAGTAAGTGTTTACTTTTTCTTGAACTTGTTAGCTTCTTGGATAACACGTAATTGCGCTACCGCTCTTGCCAGCTCAGCAGCAACTTCAGCAAAGTTAACATCCGCACTTGCGTTGTTAATTTGTTCTTCTGCACGTTGCTTAGCATCTAAAGCAGCTTGTTCATCTAACTCGCCACCGCGCATTGCCACATCGGCAAGAACGGTTACTGAGTTAGGCTGAACTTCCAACATGCCACCAGAAAGGTAAATTACCTCTTCTTCGCCATGTTGTTTAACAATACGCGCCATACCAGGTTTTAACGCAGTCAGTAAAGGTGCGTGACCAGGCATAATACCTAATTCACCTTCACTACCTGTAATTTGTAATGATTCAATGCGTCCTGAGAATAAACTCTCTTCAGCACTTACTACATCCAAATGTGTGGTCATGGCAGCCATATTCGTCTCCTGTACCTATTGCTAGGCCCAATTACATGTTTTTAGCTTTTTCTGCCGCTTCTTCGATTGAACCAACCATGTAGAACGCTTGTTCAGGTAGGTCATCAAATTCACCAGCAAGAATGCCTTTAAAGCCAGAAATCGTATCTTTAAGAGGTACGTATTTACCTGGAGAACCAGTGAATACCTCAGCAACGAAGAACGGTTGCGATAAGAAACGCTCGATCTTACGTGCACGGGCAACGGTTTGCTTGTCTTCTTCAGAAAGCTCGTCCATACCCAAGATAGCAATAATGTCTTTCAACTCTTTGTAACGTTGAAGCATTGATTGAACGCCACGTGCTACGTCATAGTGCTCGTTACCAACAACTAGTGGGTCAAGCTGACGTGAAGTAGAATCTAGTGGATCGATAGCAGGGTAGATACCTTGTGCTGCGATGTCACGAGAAAGTACAACGGTTGCGTCCAAGTGAGCGAAGGTTGTCGCTGGAGATGGGTCAGTCAAGTCATCCGCAGGTACGTATACCGCTTGGATTGAAGTGATTGAACCAGTCTTAGTTGACGTAATACGCTCTTGTAGTACACCCATCTCTTCTGCAAGAGTTGGCTGGTAACCTACCGCTGAAGGCATACGACCTAGAAGTGCCGATACCTCTGTACCCGCTAGGGTATAACGGTAAATGTTATCTACGAAGAAAAGTACGTCACGACCTTCGTCACGGAATTTCTCAGCCATAGTAAGACCAGTCATCGCTACACGAAGACGGTTACCCGGTGGCTCATTCATCTGACCGTAAACTAGCGCTACTTTATCAAGTACGTTAGATTCGCTCATTTCGTGATAGAAATCGTTACCCTCACGTGTACGCTCACCAACACCAGCGAATACTGAGAAACCACTGTGCTCGATTGCGATGTTACGGATAAGTTCCATCATGTTAACGGTTTTACCAACACCAGCACCACCGAATAGACCAACTTTACCACCCTTAGCGAATGGACATACAAGGTCGATTACTTTGATACCAGTTTCTAGTAATTCGTTAGAAGCTGATTGCTCTTCATAAGAAGGCGCTTCACGGTGAATTGACCAACGTTCTTCTGTTGGAATGTCACCCGCTTCATCAATTGGTGCACCTAAAACGTCCATGATACGACCAAGTGTTGCCGTACCAACTGGAACTTGAATAGGATTACCTGTATTTACTACATTCAGACCACGACGCAAACCGTCAGATGAACCCATAGCGATAGTACGTACTACGCCACCGCCTAATTGCTGTTGTACTTCTAGTACACGGCCAGCTAGGTCACCTTCAGTGATGTTCAATGCGTCATATACCTGAGGTACAGCGTTTTGTGGAAACTCAACGTCCACAACTGCGCCAATAACTGACACTATTTTACCTGCACTCATGTTTATTCCTCTAAACTATTAATTAATCTCTGCCTATACCGCGGCCGCACCAGCAACAATTTCACCCAGCTCTTGGGTGATTGCCGCTTGACGGGCTTTGTTGTATACCAGTTGTAAGTCATCAATTAGGTTACCGGCATTATCGGTAGCCGCCTTCATTGCTACCATACGGGCAGCTTGCTCACTGGCGAGGTTTTCAACCACGCCTTGGTATACTTGGGATTCCACGTAACGAACCAATAATTGGTCAAGCAATGCTTGCGCATCTGGCTCGTATAGGTAATCCCAACGATGGGTAATAGCGTCATCATCTGACTTAGGCAAAGGCAACAATTGATCGATGCTTGGCTTTTGACTCATGGTATTTTCAAACTTGTTGTATACCACGAATAATCGATCGATTTCACCGCTGTCGTAAGCGTCCAACATCACCTTAACAGAACCGATTAAATCGGTTACTGAAGGTTGGTCGCCTAACCCTGATGTTTGGGCAACAATGTTTGCGCCAAAGCTTTGGAAAAACGCACCGGCTTTAGAGCCAATCAGTGCGAAGTCCACTTCAGCGCCTTGTTCTTGCCATTGGGCAGAGTCTTTTAAGACCTGTTTGAACAAGTTAACATTTAAACCGCCACAAAGACCACGGTCGGTAGAAATCACGATATAGCCTACACGCTTAGCTTCACGCTCTTCCAAATAAGGATGGCGATATTCAAGCTGACCGCATGCAATGTGACCGATCACGTTTCTCATTTTTTCAGCGTACGGACGAGTAGAAGCCATCGAATCTTGCGTTTTACGCATTTTCGATGCCGCAACCATTTCCATTGCGCTGGTGATTTTCTGTGTATTTTTTACACTTCCAATCTTATCTTTAATTTCTTTACCGACGGCCATGACTATTGTCTCCGAAAACTGTTAATTACCAGGTTTGCGTTTCTTTGAATGTATCAAGTACTTTCGTTAGACCTGCTTCGATATCTTTATCGTAGTTACCAGTTTCGTTGATGGTAGTCATTAGCTCTGCGTGCTCGTTATTTGCGTAGCTAAGTAGGGCAGCTTCGAAATCACCAATCTTGTTGATCGCGATATCAGTTAAGTAGCCTTTTTCAGCAGCAAATAGAGAAACAGCAGTTTCAGCAACAGATAGTGGACTGTATTGTTTTTGTTTCATCAATTCAGTTACACGTTGACCATGCTCAAGTTGTGCACGAGTAGCGTCATCAAGATCTGATGCGAACTGTGCGAACGCTGCCAATTCAGCGTATTGAGCTAGGGCTAGACGAATACCACCACCAAGCTTCTTGATGATCTTAGTTTGAGCAGCACCACCAACACGAGATACCGAGATACCAGCGTTAACAGCTGGACGGATACCGGCGTTGAATAAGTTCGACTCAAGGAAGATCTGACCATCGGTGATTGAGATTACGTTTGTCGGAACGAACGCAGATACGTCACCTGCTTGGGTTTCAATAATAGGTAGCGCAGTTAATGAACCTGTTTTACCTTTCACTTCACCGTTAGTGAATTTCTCTACGTATTCCGCGTTTACACGAGCAGCACGCTCTAGTAGACGAGAGTGAAGGTAGAAAACATCACCAGGGAATGCTTCACGTCCTGGTGGACGACGAAGTAATAGTGAGATTTGACGGTAAGCAACAGCTTGCTTAGACAAATCATCGTATACGATTAGGGCATCTTCACCGCGGTCACGGAAGTATTCACCCATAGTACAACCAGAGTATGGTGCAAGATATTGAAGAGCAGCAGCTTCAGAAGCCGTTGCAACTACAACAATCGTGTTTTCAAGAGCACCGTGCTCTTCTAAAGAGCGTACTACGTTCGCAACGGTAGATGCTTTTTGGCCGATAGCTACGTAAATAGATTTGATACCAGTATCTTTTTGGTTGATGATTGCATCAAGCGCGATAGCTGATTTACCTACCTGACGGTCACCGATGATTAGCTCACGCTGACCACGACCGATTGGGATCATAGAGTCAATTGACTTGATACCAGTTTGTACTGGTTGGTCAACTGATTTACGATCGATAACACCAGGAGCTACTACTTCAACAGGAGAGAAACCATCGTTTTCGATTGGTCCTTTACCGTCGATAGGCTCACCTAGGGTGTTTACTACGCGGCCTAATAGACCACGACCTACTGGTACTTCCAAAATACGGCCAGTACCTTTTACTTTAATGCCTTCCGCAAGGTCCGCATATGGACCCATAACTACCGCACCGACCGAATCACGGTCAAGGTTCAAGGCGATAGCATAACGGTTGCCAGGAAGTTCGATCATCTCACCTTGCATTACATCAGCAAGACCGTGGATGCGAATGATACCGTCAGTTACAGAAACGATAGTACCTTCGTTGCGAGCTTCACTAACAACGTCGAATTGATCGATACGACCTTTGATCAATTCAGCGATTTCAGTGGAATTCAATTGCATGCTCAGTTCCCCGATTAGGATTGCAGTGAGTTTGCCAAACGATCCAGTTTACCACGAACTGAACCATCAATTACCATGTCACCAGCCTTGATAATAAGACCAGATACCACAGAGGCGTCTACTGTGCAATTTAGCTTAACTTTACGAGCCAAACGCTTTTCAAGCGCGGCGCTTAATGACGTTACTTGTTCTGCGCTAAGTTCTACCGCAGACGCTACATCTACAAACACTTCTTTCTCAAATTCGGTTTTCATTTCAACGAATTGAGTAAAAACTTGTGGTAGCACCAACAAGCGTTCGTTTTCGGCCATCACCTTAATAAAGTTTTGACCTTTGTCGTTGATTTGTTCGCCACAAACCTTAATAAACAAGTCAGTAACTTGTTCAACGCTCATACCACCAGAAAGGTAGTTAGCGATGGTTTCGTTCTGGCTTACTTCAGATGCAAAAGCAAGCATCTCTAACCAAGAATCAATGGCGTTGTTATCAACGGCGTACTCGAACGCTGCTTTAGCGTAAGGACGAGCAATGGTTGTCAATTCAGACATAGCTCAATCCTCTCTTAAAGTTCAGCAACTAGTTTGTCTAGGATGTCGCTGTGGGCAGCGCCATCAATAGAGCGTTCAAGAATCTTCTCTGCACCGGCAATGGCTAGAGTAGCGACTTGTTGACGCAACTCTTCACGAGCACGGTTACGCTCTGTTTCAATTTCTGCTTGACCTGAGGCGATGATTTTTTCACGCTCAGCTTGGGCTTTAGCTGTTGCTTCATCAATCATTTGAGCTTCGCGTTTTTTCGCAGCTTCAATGATTTCTGCAGCTTGAGCTTTTGCTTCTTTTAACTTTGCAGCAGCTTTCTCTTGAGCTAACTCAAGATCTTTAGCAGCGCGGTCAGAAGCGGCAAGGCCGTCAGCAATAGTCTTTTGACGCTCTTCGATGGCAGCCATAATTGGCGGCCATACGAATTTCATACAAAAGATCACAAATACGATAAATGCAATAGATTCACCGATTAAGGTAGCATTCATATTCATATTCGTATCTCCTAATATCTAATGGATTCGCTAAGGTTAAAGAGAGTCTTATGCACCAACAGCGAACAGTAGATATAGACCGATACCAACACCGATCATTGCGATCGCATCGATAAGACCCGCTACAATGAACATTTTAACTTGTAGTTGTGGTGCTAATTCTGGTTGACGAGCAGCAGACTCTAGGAATTTGCCACCAAGAAGACCGAAACCAATCGCAGTACCTAGGGCACCTAAACCGATTAGTAGAGCAACAGCAATATATAACATGTGTATCTCCAGTTATTTTAAGTATGTTAAGTTTAAAGTTATTTAATTGAATTAAATTTGCTGCGCAAGGCGTTTACCTTGCGCCCCTCGGGTCGGCGAAAACCGAACTAATTCCTTCCCGATGAATTTTTCTTAGTGATCTTCGTGTGCCAAGCTCAAGTACACGATGGTTAACATCATGAAAATGAACGCTTGCAGTGGAATAACCAATAAGTGGAACGCGGCCCATAAAAAGTGTACTGGCAATTGGAATAAACCAATGGTCGCAATCAAGATGAAGATAAGCTCACCCGCGTACAAGTTACCAAACAAACGCAGTGCCAGTGATACTGGACGAGCGATTAATGTAACCGATTCAAGGACGAAGTTTACCGGAATGAAAGCCCAGTGATTAAACGGTTGTAAGGTTAGCTCTTTCATGAAGCCACCCACACCTTTAATTTTGATTGAGTAGTAAATAATTAAGAAGAACACACCAATTGACAGGGCAAATGTCATGTTCATATCCGTTGTCGGGACTGATTTGATGTAGACATCGTGTGGATCCATGCCAAAACCGTATTGGCCAATTAAGCCGGCAATGGTTGGGATCCAGTCAACGGGTACCCAGTCCATCGCGTTCATTAGCAACACCCATACAAAAATGGTCAGTGATAATGGCGCGATTAATGCGTTTTTGCCATGAAACGTTTCTTTAACGCTCTTTTGAACAAATTCCATTACCATTTCAACAGCACATTGCCATTTGCCAGGAACGCCGGTTGTTGCTTTTTTAGCAACGGAACGGAAAGAAAGTAGAAATATCAAACCTAACACTATCGACCATCCTAATGTATCGACATGCAAGTTCCAAAAACCTGCATCAGCACATGCCTTGTTAAAAGCCACGCCGCTGTCTGTCATACACATTTGTGCATTAGTCAAGTGGTGTTTGATATAAGAGCCTGTATCTGCAGCCATCTTAGATCCTAATTATTGTTGATTAAAGTTAAATTTATTAACAACGGCAGTCAGCCAAGGCGCGACCATTGTTAAGGAAAATGTTGCAAAAAATGCTAGTGGGGTTATTGAGAGAAATTTAAAACTCAAGGCAAATAACACCGCCGTTAATAACATTTTTAATTTTACGCCCTGATAAAACGAGTCAACGACCTGTTTTGCCCTGCGTGCTCCCGCGTACTGAAACGCTTTGAGAGCAAATACGATATTTGAGACGACAGCGATCAAACCTCCAGCTAAAACTGAAAGGATTACAGCTTCTCCCATATATACGTAAAAAATACCCGCGCTTATTATTGTTATCAGCAGTTGTATAATGATCTGCAATAGAGCGTATTTTTTACCTTTTTCTGTAAGTCTATTCACAGATACTGGCCTCATTATATTGCAGAAAATTTGCGCTTAATATTCGATGTTTTTGCGCTCTTTTTTTTTTGTTAAAATTTGTTTTCGCAAAAGCAAGCGCAAGTATACTCATTTCTACTTTCATTGCAACTTTATAGCATATTTGAAATGCAAAAATGCTACAAATTTGTAAGCCTATAGAGTCAGCTGTACTATTGGATTTTGGCTAAAATCCCATCGAGTTCATCAAGCGATGTATACGAAATAACCATTTTGCCTTTGCCCTTGTTGTTATGTTTAATTTCAACAGGGGAGCCAATGCGTAAAGACAGGCTTTCTTGCAGTTTTAACGTATCGGGATCGACTTTCTTCGGGGTTTTTTCAACGTCTGGCTCTTGTACTTTTTTTACCAGCTTTTCAGTATCTCGAACGGTCAATTCTTTTGCCGCAACGATCCGTGCCGTGGTGGTTTGTAAATCGCCATTTAACGCCAATAGAGCCCGCGCGTGGCCCATTTCAATGTCGCCATTTTCAAGAAAGGTTTTAACTTCGTCATTTAAGCTGTTTAGACGCAATAAATTCGTCACCGTGGTGCGAGATTTACCAACCGCGGTCGCGACTTCTTGATGGGTTAACTCAAATTCATGCAATAGACGATCAAGGGCAACGGCTTCTTCCATCGCATTTAAGTCTTCGCGTTGAATGTTTTCAATCAGGGCAATAGCCACTGCTGATTCATCAGGCACGTCTTTGATAATACAAGGAACGGTATCTAATGAAGCCAACTGAGCGGCGCGCCAACGACGTTCACCGGCGATGATTTCATATTGGTTTTTATCGATTGGACGAACGACAATCGGTTGAATAATGCCTTGTGCTCGAATCGAACTAGAGAGTTCTTCAAGGGCTTCTTCAGACATGTCTTTGCGTGGTTGGTATTTACCTGGTGACAATTGCTCAATAGGCAATGCTTGTAAATCGCTTTTCTCTGCAATCTCTTGCTCGTTTGAGTTTAACTCAGAGGCATCCGCTTTTCTTGGTGCAGAAGTTAATAATGCGTCTAGGCCTCGGCCTAATCCACGACGTTTCGACGTACTCATTAAAGTCCTTGCTTATTCAGATTCAGATATCGCTGCCAGCGATTGTTGTTTTTTTAAAATTTCACCCGCTAATGCTAGGTAAGCTTTGGCACCTGCGGCTGACTTATCATAATACATTGCAGGGCTACCAAAACTTGGCGCTTCAGCTAAACGCACATTACGAGGGATCACGGTGCGATAAACTTTCTCGCCAAAGTGTCGTTTTAGTTGCTCTGAAACGTCATTTGCCAAGCGGTTGCGCGGATCATACATGGTTCGCAATATGCCTTCAATGTGCAAGTCTTTGTTAACCACGGCAGCCAGTTTTGAAATGGTGTCCATTAACGCGGTTAAGCCTTCAAGAGCATAATACTCACATTGCATTGGTACTAACACCGAATCGGCGGCGGCCATCGCATTAACGGTTAACATATTCAATGAAGGAGGGCAGTCGATGATAATAAAATCGTAATCATCGCGATAATCGGCAAGCGCCATACGTAATCGTTGTTCACGAGCAAACATTTCCATCAGTTTTATTTCTGTGGCGGTTACATCGGTGTTGGCAGCAAGCAAATCGTATTTGCCCGAGGTTTCGGTGCAAATAGCTTCAGGCAGTGGTTTTTCATCGATAAGAAGTTCATAACTGGTGGCATGAACTTGGTACTTGTCGACCCCGCTCCCCATGGTAGCGTTACCTTGTGGATCTAGGTCGATCAATAAAATTTTGCGCTTGGTCGCCGCCAGTGACGCAGCTAAGTTCACTGACGTGGTGGTTTTGCCAACACCACCCTTTTGATTGGCAATCGCGATTATTTTTCCCACAACGTCTCCGACGACAAAATATTGGAATATGAATGTTCAATCGGTAACACACCGATCGCTATTATTATTTATTAAGCGGCTGTTTTTACGAGTTTTATTAAATGCCTTTCGCCTTCAAGCTCAGGAACGTCCAAAACATAACTGTCATTTAGCGCAAACCCCTGCGGTAACGAGGCCAATTCGTCTTGTGGATATTGACCTTTTAGCGCATAAAACGCCCCCGCTTGATCAACCAAATGATGACACCATGTCAACATATCCTCAAGTGAGGCAAACGCTCGACTAAGGACACCATCAAACGGTTGTTCTGGTTGATATTCTTCAACTCGAGACAATACTGGGGTGACGTTGTCCAATTTTAACTGAAAAACCACCTGACGTAAAAAAGTGATACGTTTACCCAGACTGTCTAATAATACAAAGTTTTTTTCTGGATACAAAATCGCCAATGGAATCCCTGGTAAGCCAGGCCCGGTGCCGACATCAATAAAGCGTTGACCTTGTAAATAAGGCCCATTCATTAACGAATCCAAGATATGTTTCACCAACATCTCTTCTGGATCGCGAACCGATGTTAAATTATACGCTTTATTCCATTTGTCTAATAATTGCACGTATGCCACAAGTTTTTCAACTTGAACTTTTGTGAGTTCTAAACCTGACTTGGCAATTAATGCCTGAAGTTTTGCTGTTAAGTCCATAACCGACCGTAAAGTGAGGGCAAGTCAGCCTAAGCTGACTTACGCAATAATCCGTGTTTTTTCATATAAACCAACAACAAAGAAATTGCCGCTGGGGTAATACCTGAAATGCGAGAGGCCTTGCCAATGGTTTCAGGGCGAGCATCACTAAGTTTCGCCACGACTTCATTTGACAAGCCTGAAATTTTAGCGAAATCGAAATCACGAGGGATTAACGTATTCTCATGACGTTTTTTCTTTTCAATTTCATCTAGTTGTCTGTCGATATAACCAGAATACTTGGTTTGAATTTCAACTTGTTCAGCCGCTTGAATGTCAGATAAGGCTGGACCAAACTCGTCAATACTCATTAACTCTTCATAACGTGTTTCTGGACGGCGCAATAATTCTTCCAAATTCGCTTCACGAGCTAATGGGTTTTTCAACATGGTATTCAGTTTTTCCGTCGCCGGGCTGTCTTTTTGCACCCAAGTACCACGTAAACGCTGACGTTCTTGTTCAATATTCTCTAATTTTTCACAAA
Encoded proteins:
- a CDS encoding VOC family protein — translated: MELSGFHHVAIICSNYKKSKAFYTEVLNLKVIAEHYREQRQSYKLDLQMPTGGQIELFSFPNPPIRVSRPEARGLRHLAFVVESVEDYAQYLASKGVESEPIRVDEYTGKRFTFFQDPDGLPLELYEN
- a CDS encoding encapsulin-associated ferritin-like protein, with protein sequence MANEGYHEPINELSDQTRDMHRAITSLMEELEAVDWYNQRIDACKDDELKAILAHNRDEEKEHAAMVLEWIRRQDPTFDKELKDYLFSDKKIAHK
- a CDS encoding F0F1 ATP synthase subunit epsilon — protein: MAAMTTHLDVVSAEESLFSGRIESLQITGSEGELGIMPGHAPLLTALKPGMARIVKQHGEEEVIYLSGGMLEVQPNSVTVLADVAMRGGELDEQAALDAKQRAEEQINNASADVNFAEVAAELARAVAQLRVIQEANKFKKK
- the atpD gene encoding F0F1 ATP synthase subunit beta, whose protein sequence is MSAGKIVSVIGAVVDVEFPQNAVPQVYDALNITEGDLAGRVLEVQQQLGGGVVRTIAMGSSDGLRRGLNVVNTGNPIQVPVGTATLGRIMDVLGAPIDEAGDIPTEERWSIHREAPSYEEQSASNELLETGIKVIDLVCPFAKGGKVGLFGGAGVGKTVNMMELIRNIAIEHSGFSVFAGVGERTREGNDFYHEMSESNVLDKVALVYGQMNEPPGNRLRVAMTGLTMAEKFRDEGRDVLFFVDNIYRYTLAGTEVSALLGRMPSAVGYQPTLAEEMGVLQERITSTKTGSITSIQAVYVPADDLTDPSPATTFAHLDATVVLSRDIAAQGIYPAIDPLDSTSRQLDPLVVGNEHYDVARGVQSMLQRYKELKDIIAILGMDELSEEDKQTVARARKIERFLSQPFFVAEVFTGSPGKYVPLKDTISGFKGILAGEFDDLPEQAFYMVGSIEEAAEKAKNM
- the atpG gene encoding F0F1 ATP synthase subunit gamma: MAVGKEIKDKIGSVKNTQKITSAMEMVAASKMRKTQDSMASTRPYAEKMRNVIGHIACGQLEYRHPYLEEREAKRVGYIVISTDRGLCGGLNVNLFKQVLKDSAQWQEQGAEVDFALIGSKAGAFFQSFGANIVAQTSGLGDQPSVTDLIGSVKVMLDAYDSGEIDRLFVVYNKFENTMSQKPSIDQLLPLPKSDDDAITHRWDYLYEPDAQALLDQLLVRYVESQVYQGVVENLASEQAARMVAMKAATDNAGNLIDDLQLVYNKARQAAITQELGEIVAGAAAV
- the atpA gene encoding F0F1 ATP synthase subunit alpha, encoding MQLNSTEIAELIKGRIDQFDVVSEARNEGTIVSVTDGIIRIHGLADVMQGEMIELPGNRYAIALNLDRDSVGAVVMGPYADLAEGIKVKGTGRILEVPVGRGLLGRVVNTLGEPIDGKGPIENDGFSPVEVVAPGVIDRKSVDQPVQTGIKSIDSMIPIGRGQRELIIGDRQVGKSAIALDAIINQKDTGIKSIYVAIGQKASTVANVVRSLEEHGALENTIVVVATASEAAALQYLAPYSGCTMGEYFRDRGEDALIVYDDLSKQAVAYRQISLLLRRPPGREAFPGDVFYLHSRLLERAARVNAEYVEKFTNGEVKGKTGSLTALPIIETQAGDVSAFVPTNVISITDGQIFLESNLFNAGIRPAVNAGISVSRVGGAAQTKIIKKLGGGIRLALAQYAELAAFAQFASDLDDATRAQLEHGQRVTELMKQKQYSPLSVAETAVSLFAAEKGYLTDIAINKIGDFEAALLSYANNEHAELMTTINETGNYDKDIEAGLTKVLDTFKETQTW
- the atpH gene encoding F0F1 ATP synthase subunit delta, with protein sequence MSELTTIARPYAKAAFEYAVDNNAIDSWLEMLAFASEVSQNETIANYLSGGMSVEQVTDLFIKVCGEQINDKGQNFIKVMAENERLLVLPQVFTQFVEMKTEFEKEVFVDVASAVELSAEQVTSLSAALEKRLARKVKLNCTVDASVVSGLIIKAGDMVIDGSVRGKLDRLANSLQS
- the atpF gene encoding F0F1 ATP synthase subunit B, giving the protein MNMNATLIGESIAFIVFVIFCMKFVWPPIMAAIEERQKTIADGLAASDRAAKDLELAQEKAAAKLKEAKAQAAEIIEAAKKREAQMIDEATAKAQAEREKIIASGQAEIETERNRAREELRQQVATLAIAGAEKILERSIDGAAHSDILDKLVAEL
- the atpE gene encoding F0F1 ATP synthase subunit C — translated: MLYIAVALLIGLGALGTAIGFGLLGGKFLESAARQPELAPQLQVKMFIVAGLIDAIAMIGVGIGLYLLFAVGA
- the atpB gene encoding F0F1 ATP synthase subunit A, producing MAADTGSYIKHHLTNAQMCMTDSGVAFNKACADAGFWNLHVDTLGWSIVLGLIFLLSFRSVAKKATTGVPGKWQCAVEMVMEFVQKSVKETFHGKNALIAPLSLTIFVWVLLMNAMDWVPVDWIPTIAGLIGQYGFGMDPHDVYIKSVPTTDMNMTFALSIGVFFLIIYYSIKIKGVGGFMKELTLQPFNHWAFIPVNFVLESVTLIARPVSLALRLFGNLYAGELIFILIATIGLFQLPVHFLWAAFHLLVIPLQAFIFMMLTIVYLSLAHEDH
- a CDS encoding ATP synthase subunit I, which encodes MNRLTEKGKKYALLQIIIQLLITIISAGIFYVYMGEAVILSVLAGGLIAVVSNIVFALKAFQYAGARRAKQVVDSFYQGVKLKMLLTAVLFALSFKFLSITPLAFFATFSLTMVAPWLTAVVNKFNFNQQ
- a CDS encoding ParB/RepB/Spo0J family partition protein — translated: MSTSKRRGLGRGLDALLTSAPRKADASELNSNEQEIAEKSDLQALPIEQLSPGKYQPRKDMSEEALEELSSSIRAQGIIQPIVVRPIDKNQYEIIAGERRWRAAQLASLDTVPCIIKDVPDESAVAIALIENIQREDLNAMEEAVALDRLLHEFELTHQEVATAVGKSRTTVTNLLRLNSLNDEVKTFLENGDIEMGHARALLALNGDLQTTTARIVAAKELTVRDTEKLVKKVQEPDVEKTPKKVDPDTLKLQESLSLRIGSPVEIKHNNKGKGKMVISYTSLDELDGILAKIQ
- a CDS encoding ParA family protein, yielding MGKIIAIANQKGGVGKTTTSVNLAASLAATKRKILLIDLDPQGNATMGSGVDKYQVHATSYELLIDEKPLPEAICTETSGKYDLLAANTDVTATEIKLMEMFAREQRLRMALADYRDDYDFIIIDCPPSLNMLTVNAMAAADSVLVPMQCEYYALEGLTALMDTISKLAAVVNKDLHIEGILRTMYDPRNRLANDVSEQLKRHFGEKVYRTVIPRNVRLAEAPSFGSPAMYYDKSAAGAKAYLALAGEILKKQQSLAAISESE
- the rsmG gene encoding 16S rRNA (guanine(527)-N(7))-methyltransferase RsmG; this encodes MDLTAKLQALIAKSGLELTKVQVEKLVAYVQLLDKWNKAYNLTSVRDPEEMLVKHILDSLMNGPYLQGQRFIDVGTGPGLPGIPLAILYPEKNFVLLDSLGKRITFLRQVVFQLKLDNVTPVLSRVEEYQPEQPFDGVLSRAFASLEDMLTWCHHLVDQAGAFYALKGQYPQDELASLPQGFALNDSYVLDVPELEGERHLIKLVKTAA